ATTTAAAATAAATCGCGGCACTGTGACTAGCTGTGCCGTGCCGCCGCTGCATTATTGTGTTGACGAATTCCGGTGCGATCGCCATGATGGTCTCGCCGCACTTGCTTAGTGCTGGCACGATCGACCAGACTGTCCGTCGTCAACCTGATTCCTACCGTACCGTATAGACTGTTGTTGTGATATCGCCTATTTCCCTGCTGACGCCCAAGGCGCCCCCTGATGTTGTTGACCATGACTGGCATGCCAGTTTACTGGAACATCATCCCGACGCCGTGTACGTGCTCATCGCCGGCAGCATTGCCTATGCTAATCCGGCTGCTTTGGAACTCATGCAAGCGAAACGTCTGCAAGACTTGCAAGGCTTGTCACCGGACGCCCTTCTGGTCGGACACCATCACGAAACGGTACGACAACTGCTAGAACAAGCCGGTCGCGGTACCCCCCCGAGCGGCCCACGCTGCTATCAATGCATCCGTCTTGATGGCCATGTGATCAATATTGAAGTGTTAAGCAAGGTATTTTTCCACCGCGGTCAAGAAGCGATACTGCTCAGTGCACGCGCGATCGAAGCGGGCCAAATGCAGCATCAGCGCAGCGCTTTGGCGCTCAAAGATAGCCACACCGACACGGCCAGCCGGATTCACGAAGCGCTGCATCATGAGAAAGAAATTCTCGAAATGATCGCGCTCGACAAGCCGCTCGCGCATATTCTTGAAGATGTGTGCGACCGCATGGAGCGTTTGCTGGCCAACGGTTCGCTGTGCGCCATCAGCCTGTTCGACCAAAGCACGCAATTGCTCAGCGCTGCGGCCGGGCCCGGTTTGCCGCCGGAATTTCTCGCCACGCAGCGTAACATCCCAATCGGCAGCGGCTACGGTACCGCCGCCGCTGCGATTCATTTTAATCGCCTCACCATCGTCCAGAACATCGCGCTCAGTCCCTTATGGGAAAACGTCAAAGCCAGCGCTGCGGAATATGGCTTGCAAGCGTGCTGGTCGATCCCGATCACCACCGCCTTTCATAGCGTGCTCGGTACCGTCGACGTCTACTGCCAAGGCGTGCATAGCCCGGGTGATGAAGAACAGGCGATGATCATCGACGCCTGCGATCTGATCGGCTTGGCGATCGATAAAAAAAATATGGAGCAAAGCCTGGAGGAAAGCGAAGAACGCTATCGCTCGGTGGTGACCAATCTGTCGGAAGGCATCATGGTGATTGCGCCGAACGGGCAAATCGTCACCAGTAATCCCAGTGCTTTACGTATTTTAAAAATCATCGATGTCAGCCAAGTCGGACGACGCCACCGCTATTTCAAACGGGTTTTCGGTGAAGATGGAGCGGCACTGAAACTCGGTGACGATCCGGTTTCCTTCGTCTTCAAAACCCGCATGCCGATTTTGAATCTCTCGACCGGTGTCGAGCTCAGAGATGGTTCGATAGTCTGGCTACTGATAAATTGCTTGCCAATTTTCAAAAAGAGCAATGCCAGCATTTCCGCCGTACTGGTATCATTTACCGATACTACCGAGGTACGCGAAACGCAGCGCCAGCTCAGTTACATGGCTTCCTTTGATGCCTTGACCGGCCTGCCGAACCGCCATCAGCTCAATTTGCGACTGACCAAAGCGCTCAGCGTAGCGCGCATGCATCAGCAGCGCGTGGCCTTGTTGTTTCTCGATTTGGACCGCTTCAAAAACGTCAATGATACGGCTGGCCATGCGGCCGGCGATATTCTGTTGCGTGATGTCGCGGCCAGACTCAATTCATGCATACGCAGCAGCGATATGCTGGCGCGTCTCGGTGGCGATGAATTCGTCATCGTCGCTGAAAGCGTCGCCGATGCCGACTACCTGCGCAGCTTGGCGGAACGGGTGCTGGCCAGAATGCGCGAACCCTTCTTGATCGAAGGGAACCAATACCACCTCGGTACCTCGATAGGCATCAGCGTGTTTCCCCACGATGGTGACGATGCCTCGACCCTGATGCGCTGCGCCGATTCAGCGATGTATCATGCGAAGGAATCGGGACGCAATAACTATCAGTTTTTCACCACCGAACTCAATGTCCGCGCCCAGCATCGTTACGCACTGGAAACCAACTTACGCCGCGCCCTCAGCGATGGCGAATTTTTAGTCTACTACCAACCGAAAATCTGCCTGCAAACCTCGCGCATCGTTGGTGCGGAAGCCTTGATACGCTGGGATATGCCGGGTGTAGGCATCATTCCACCGAATGACTTCATTCCT
The sequence above is drawn from the Undibacterium sp. CCC3.4 genome and encodes:
- a CDS encoding EAL domain-containing protein, with protein sequence MISPISLLTPKAPPDVVDHDWHASLLEHHPDAVYVLIAGSIAYANPAALELMQAKRLQDLQGLSPDALLVGHHHETVRQLLEQAGRGTPPSGPRCYQCIRLDGHVINIEVLSKVFFHRGQEAILLSARAIEAGQMQHQRSALALKDSHTDTASRIHEALHHEKEILEMIALDKPLAHILEDVCDRMERLLANGSLCAISLFDQSTQLLSAAAGPGLPPEFLATQRNIPIGSGYGTAAAAIHFNRLTIVQNIALSPLWENVKASAAEYGLQACWSIPITTAFHSVLGTVDVYCQGVHSPGDEEQAMIIDACDLIGLAIDKKNMEQSLEESEERYRSVVTNLSEGIMVIAPNGQIVTSNPSALRILKIIDVSQVGRRHRYFKRVFGEDGAALKLGDDPVSFVFKTRMPILNLSTGVELRDGSIVWLLINCLPIFKKSNASISAVLVSFTDTTEVRETQRQLSYMASFDALTGLPNRHQLNLRLTKALSVARMHQQRVALLFLDLDRFKNVNDTAGHAAGDILLRDVAARLNSCIRSSDMLARLGGDEFVIVAESVADADYLRSLAERVLARMREPFLIEGNQYHLGTSIGISVFPHDGDDASTLMRCADSAMYHAKESGRNNYQFFTTELNVRAQHRYALETNLRRALSDGEFLVYYQPKICLQTSRIVGAEALIRWDMPGVGIIPPNDFIPISEEIGLILPLGRWVIEQVCRHTSQWRAEFVADLVVSVNISPKQFQDPGLCQFIAQTLADTGLPGCALQLEITEGLLMGDIELLLPVFEAIKQLGISISLDDFGTGFSSLSYLQRFPIDNLKIDRSFIKQVPENPDSVVLTHAIIAMAKALGMTVTAEGVENVEQMFFLTDSGCQEMQGYYFSQPLPVAQFEKLLRAC